The DNA segment TATGAAGTATTGTCATAGGGGGAGTAGGGACAGACTACCAGTAGCTCTTGTTGGggaatcatcaatttaaaattactGAAAGTGAAAAGAGAGGTTAGGAGAGATTTCTTTATGGAGAGTGTTGTTGGAGTATGGCATGCTTTACTTAAGAGTGGTGAGGCAGGCAGCATTCCATCTTTTAAAggaaaagtggataaatatttaaagcagGGGAATATAAGGTGCTATGGAGGAGAGGGATCAGTGAGATTAATTTTGGATTGTTGTAGCAAAGAGCTatgggcagaatggtctccttccatgctataaatttctatggttctatgccctAATGATAAAAATATAAATTGCATAAGCTCATGCTTAAAAGGTTTTTATTCACGCCAATGCAGTTGCATTTTTCATTTCTGACCCCGTCTTATCGGAGTTTCCCAGCTCATTACAATTGATAAACTGAAGCACATCGCTTTCAGGTCAAGTTATGCGGTAACTATAATGACATTAAAAGTCACAACACAACCAAAGTAGCATAAAGCCCAGCTGGTCAAACCTTCCATTAATCCACTAACTCAGTAATTCTTTCTGTTTGAATTGCCTTTCAGGATGGCTACACATTGCATAAGGAAAATTGCTCTCCAAACTAAAACTGGTTATGCTAGTTGGTATCTTTTTACTGAGAGTGCAAGGCATTTTAATACTTTCTTGGTACAAACTGTGATGAAAGCAATGATACCCCAATCCAGATGCATCATACCCTATTGGAAACCAGGCCCCTGGAGTCAACCTGTAAAAACTTTTATAACAGTTGGTGAGGGTGAGCCTGAGACAACGCAGCACAGGGAAGAAAAGGATTCAAGAGCACGAAGAACTTTGGGGAGCCTTGGCAGAAAGATTCACCACCGCATCATTCACGTGATTGATGAAAATGGAGAGAACCTGGGAAATCTGCACAGAGCTGATGTTATTCGGATCATGGATGAGCGTGGAGTCAAGGTTGTACCTCTCAGAGAAAATGCAGACCCTCCAGTGTACAAACTAATGACAGGAAAACAGATCCATGAAGAACAAATGAAACTCCGAGAAAAACAAAAGAATAAACCCAAAACTGGTGAGTGGATAGATAAGTTTCTTGAGAGATATTTATCAAATTCATCCTTTTttaatgagggggttgtcctatgatgagaggctgagtaaactgggtcgatattctctgaagtttagaagaatgagggacgaTCTAATCGAGACATACaacattctgaaagggcttgatggggtagaagctgagagattgtttccactggtcggggaatctaaaacgcggaggcacagtctcaggatgaggggccgatcattcaggactgagatgaggagaaattactacactcaaagtagtgtgaatctttggaattctctacctcagatagTATCcatcatttaaggctgggatagatagatttttggtctaccagggaatcaagggatatggggagtgggcaggaaagtggaattgaaacccaagatcagccatgatcgtattgaacggcggagcaggctcgatgggccatattgtctacttctgctcttatttcttgtgttcttgtcccCCCTCACCATGAGAGGGGAGAAAATTCGAAATACGGTGCTGGATTTGTCTTAACAATAGGACCATCTAGTGCTATGTTTCATCCATCAGATGAGGTATTAAGACCATGGGTTTTTCTGGGGATTCTGATGGATATTAAAGATCCAGTGGAACTATTCAAGTCATGGAGTGTGCCCTCTGTTAAACCACTCAATCAGTATCACCTAAAACAGTGTGACTGGGTGATTGTTCCATAAGCAGTAATAGACATTGTTAACACAGAATATCTGTTGTTTATCTACATAATGATCACAATACCTGAAGAAATATTTTTGTGTCAAGTGCGTTGAGACATCTCAACGTGATAAaatgtcatataaatgcaagtttttggggATGTTTTCAGCACATACCTGACCTGCTTTTTCTCTTCCCCCCCGCGCCACCAAAAGCGATCTTAAAGTCCAAAACATAGTTTTAGCAGGATATGTCCTTTTCTCCTGTACTCTAGTATAAGCACGAACATTAATATTTCCACAATAAGGGGAGTAGAATTTGGCTTTTGGCATAATCGGTGATTCCAGCACAAATTGGGCCCAAAATTGCACCTTTTTTGAGAGTTTTCACTCATTCATTTGCATATTGCTGAACACAAAATCTATGAACCAGCACAATTAAGCATTTTAAAATGCAATTTTTACAAATAAAATTATGCTGATCCTGGGGGAAGTGCACCAAAAAACCACCACGATCGAGCAGAAACTCCAGGCCAGGATATCCATAAGGCTACTTATAAGATAAAACACCTTCAAATGGCTAATCTGACTGCCTCTGGATTCTTACAATTGTGCTCATAATCCTACCTCTacataaaaaaaaactgatgaaagaTGAGAGGGCAGGACATATGGCTTATGCAGCAACCACTAACTGATTTTGCAAGTTGAACCTGGTTAGGGATagtggggattttttttttttaaacctgcatTACTTTTTACTGACAACTTGATCTTCATGACTGTTATAGTTATTTTGGTAACTGGTTGATGCTagttgtcaacctagattttgagcTTCACCAATGCCTCTTTAAATGAAATATGCAGCAGTTTTAGAAATTTCATATCCTATGGATTCCATTGTAACtgtcaaagggaattgaataaatactcgagaaggaaaaatttgcagagctatgaagAAATAGCAGGAGGGgtgcaggactaattggataattctttcaaagagctTGTGCAGGCACACtgagccgaatggcttccttctgtgctgtaagattctatgatactGTAATATAAGCAGCATGGGGGTGGggtgctgttgcattagtttgtgaatCTTCTTTGAAACATCTATATTAAGAGCCTTGAAAGCTGAAGAAGAATAAATATATAATGGATATTCTTTTAATAGTGACTGAAGTCACCTGGTTTTTCACTGCTCAGAGCGAAAAGATAGCTTTCCCCCCATCCCCTTAAAACTACAGGACTATATACAGTACTTTAATTTTTCTTAATTAAAAACTGCATAATCTTGATTGCTATAAGTATAAATAATGAGCTTGAGCAATGTATACATTTCTTCAAGATGAAATTTTATTTGTCATTTTGTCAtctgttcaattaattaatttggataaaGAACAAATCATGTCAAGGCATTTGTGGTGAAATTTCCTTTTTCTTCCCAATCCTTTTTTAAAAAGTGCAAAATAGCCAGCTACATGTGTTTTCAGACATTCTCGTATAACTTAGCAGGTGTGTACCTAAAAACAAAGACACCAATGGATTGTACCTTGAGTATTGTCTTTGTATGCATTAGCTAAGGTGCAAAAATGTAAATTGGATGAGTTTATGAGTCAAGGTAAACTTAATCTCTACAGTTTAGAAAGGCAGTGGTTAAGGGGAAACCTCAATATTGCAACGTTTTAGATGGTGCTAGTTAATTCCTCAAAGTTATGTGTGGGCAGTTGGTATGAAGTACACTATT comes from the Heterodontus francisci isolate sHetFra1 chromosome 6, sHetFra1.hap1, whole genome shotgun sequence genome and includes:
- the mtif3 gene encoding translation initiation factor IF-3, mitochondrial isoform X2 — protein: MATHCIRKIALQTKTGYASWYLFTESARHFNTFLVQTVMKAMIPQSRCIIPYWKPGPWSQPVKTFITVGEGEPETTQHREEKDSRARRTLGSLGRKIHHRIIHVIDENGENLGNLHRADVIRIMDERGVKVVPLRENADPPVYKLMTGKQIHEEQMKLREKQKNKPKTGPIQIKEQTFSADIAKHDLQTKIKQIQQWVEKKHHVRITVRKGAAVDKADKMEMLLDQIVQSMPDKATYAFRPKVIKEGKAAMCVLRHLSEKELREYKQKVKAEADSV
- the mtif3 gene encoding translation initiation factor IF-3, mitochondrial isoform X1; its protein translation is MPLWNDLRCSIIRRALQKYVVVDSQSPPLPVLRMATHCIRKIALQTKTGYASWYLFTESARHFNTFLVQTVMKAMIPQSRCIIPYWKPGPWSQPVKTFITVGEGEPETTQHREEKDSRARRTLGSLGRKIHHRIIHVIDENGENLGNLHRADVIRIMDERGVKVVPLRENADPPVYKLMTGKQIHEEQMKLREKQKNKPKTGPIQIKEQTFSADIAKHDLQTKIKQIQQWVEKKHHVRITVRKGAAVDKADKMEMLLDQIVQSMPDKATYAFRPKVIKEGKAAMCVLRHLSEKELREYKQKVKAEADSV